From Halotia branconii CENA392, the proteins below share one genomic window:
- the gcvP gene encoding aminomethyl-transferring glycine dehydrogenase, whose amino-acid sequence MVIYASIPESSDRSMLDERSQKLSYFTQRHIGIDSNDIQQMLDVLGFTSLDALIEQTVPQAIRLNKPLQLPEAQSEYAALAKLKRIAAKNQVCRSYIGMGYYDCITPAVISRNILENPGWYTAYTPYQPEIAQGRLEALLNFQTMIIDLTGLEIANASLLDEATAAAEAMSMSYGVSKNKANAYFVSGDCHPQTIDVLQTRAKPLGIEIIIGNHQTFDFEQPIFGAILQYPASDGTIYDYRAFIAKAHAKGALVTVAADPLSLTLLTPPGEFGADIAVGSTQRFGIPLGFGGPHAAYFATKEEYKRQVPGRIVGISKDAQGKPALRLALQTREQHIRREKATSNICTAQVLLAVMASMYAVYHGPDGLLAIAQRIHYLTLILAEWLQRLDYSISSKPFFDTLRVELGTKSLQEILQAAEARQINLRIVDTSIVGISLDETTTLDDVREICQIFSGTDELGFVLNVQEMEWIIQQSGLKDERFNRQSDYLTHPVFNRYHSETELLRYLHKLETKDLSLTTSMIPLGSCTMKLNATSEMIPVTWEEFGKIHPFAPPTQTRGYQILFGQLEAWLAEIIGFTGVSLQPNAGSQGEYAGLLVIHQYHESRGEEHRNICLIPQSAHGTNPASAVMCGMKVVAVACDVEGNIDLDDLKAKAEKHTHELAALMVTYPSTHGVFEEAIQEICAVVHSHGGQVYMDGANMNAQVGICRPGDIGADVCHLNLHKTFCIPHGGGGPGMGPIGVASHLVPFLPGHSVVGNRKGANTQHIGAVAAAPWGSASILVISWMYIVMMGAAGLTQATKVAILNANYIAKRLENYYPVLYKGKNDLVAHECILDLRALKKSASIEIDDIAKRLMDYGFHAPTVSWPVAGTIMVEPTESESKEELDRFCDAMTAIRQEIAEIESGKMDVQDNLLKNAPHTAESLIAGEWTHPYSREQAAYPAPWTHEHKFWPAVGRIDAAFGDRNFVCSCLPMEAYSS is encoded by the coding sequence GTGGTAATTTATGCTTCTATTCCTGAGTCTAGCGATCGCTCAATGCTAGACGAAAGAAGTCAAAAATTAAGTTATTTTACGCAAAGACATATTGGAATTGACTCCAATGACATTCAGCAAATGCTTGATGTTTTGGGGTTTACTAGCTTAGATGCCCTCATTGAACAAACAGTACCTCAGGCAATCCGGTTGAATAAACCGCTACAGTTGCCTGAAGCCCAAAGCGAATACGCAGCACTAGCAAAGTTAAAACGAATTGCTGCAAAAAATCAGGTTTGCCGTTCATACATTGGTATGGGATATTACGACTGCATCACTCCGGCTGTGATTAGCCGTAATATCTTAGAAAATCCTGGTTGGTATACTGCCTACACCCCCTATCAGCCAGAAATTGCCCAAGGCCGACTCGAAGCGCTGCTAAATTTCCAAACCATGATTATTGACTTGACAGGTTTAGAAATTGCCAATGCTTCCTTACTCGATGAAGCTACAGCCGCAGCAGAAGCTATGAGCATGAGTTATGGTGTTAGCAAAAATAAAGCAAATGCCTATTTCGTCTCTGGTGATTGTCATCCCCAAACTATTGATGTGTTGCAAACACGGGCTAAACCTTTAGGAATTGAGATCATTATCGGCAATCATCAAACATTTGATTTTGAACAACCGATTTTTGGGGCAATTCTGCAATATCCCGCCAGTGATGGCACTATTTATGACTACCGCGCTTTTATCGCAAAAGCCCATGCTAAGGGTGCATTGGTGACGGTAGCAGCAGACCCATTGAGTTTAACTTTATTAACACCGCCTGGTGAATTTGGCGCTGATATTGCTGTGGGCAGTACCCAGCGTTTCGGTATTCCCTTGGGGTTTGGGGGACCTCATGCAGCATACTTTGCGACAAAAGAAGAATATAAACGGCAGGTTCCAGGAAGAATTGTAGGTATATCAAAAGATGCTCAAGGTAAGCCTGCATTGCGTCTAGCTTTGCAAACCCGCGAACAGCATATCCGCCGCGAAAAAGCAACTAGTAATATTTGTACAGCCCAGGTGTTGCTGGCAGTGATGGCGAGTATGTATGCTGTTTATCATGGGCCAGATGGACTCCTAGCAATAGCTCAGAGAATACATTACCTGACTTTGATTCTGGCAGAGTGGTTGCAGCGACTAGATTACAGCATCAGTTCTAAACCTTTCTTTGATACGCTACGGGTAGAGTTAGGAACTAAATCTCTACAAGAAATTCTACAAGCTGCTGAAGCCCGTCAAATTAATCTGCGTATTGTTGATACATCAATTGTTGGTATCTCACTGGACGAGACTACCACATTGGATGATGTACGAGAAATATGCCAAATTTTTTCTGGAACAGATGAGCTAGGGTTTGTTTTGAATGTGCAAGAGATGGAATGGATAATTCAGCAATCAGGCTTAAAAGATGAACGTTTTAACCGCCAAAGTGATTACCTTACCCATCCCGTCTTCAACCGCTATCACTCAGAAACTGAGTTGTTGCGATATTTACACAAGCTAGAAACTAAGGATTTATCTTTAACTACATCGATGATTCCTTTGGGGTCATGCACAATGAAGTTGAATGCAACATCTGAGATGATTCCAGTGACTTGGGAAGAATTTGGCAAAATACACCCATTTGCCCCCCCAACTCAAACACGGGGTTATCAAATTTTGTTTGGGCAACTGGAAGCATGGTTAGCTGAAATAATCGGTTTTACCGGAGTTTCTCTACAGCCTAACGCGGGTTCTCAAGGTGAATACGCAGGACTTTTAGTGATTCATCAGTATCACGAAAGTCGTGGGGAAGAACACCGCAATATCTGTTTAATTCCTCAATCTGCACATGGAACTAATCCAGCAAGCGCGGTAATGTGTGGCATGAAGGTAGTTGCCGTTGCTTGTGATGTGGAAGGTAATATTGACCTTGATGATCTGAAAGCAAAGGCAGAAAAACATACCCATGAACTTGCTGCCTTGATGGTGACATATCCCTCAACTCATGGCGTTTTCGAGGAAGCAATTCAGGAAATTTGTGCTGTTGTGCATAGCCACGGCGGACAAGTTTACATGGATGGGGCGAATATGAACGCCCAAGTCGGAATTTGCCGCCCTGGTGATATTGGCGCAGATGTCTGTCATTTGAATCTGCACAAAACATTCTGTATTCCTCATGGTGGTGGCGGCCCTGGTATGGGGCCAATTGGTGTTGCTTCTCATCTTGTGCCATTCTTACCCGGACACTCGGTAGTAGGGAATAGGAAAGGCGCTAATACTCAACATATTGGTGCAGTTGCGGCTGCACCTTGGGGTAGTGCTAGTATCTTAGTAATTTCTTGGATGTACATTGTAATGATGGGTGCTGCTGGTTTGACGCAAGCAACTAAGGTGGCAATTCTCAACGCTAACTACATCGCCAAGAGACTTGAAAATTACTATCCTGTTTTATATAAAGGGAAAAATGATTTAGTTGCCCATGAGTGCATTTTAGATTTAAGAGCGCTCAAAAAATCTGCAAGTATCGAAATCGATGATATTGCTAAGCGTTTAATGGACTACGGTTTCCATGCGCCGACGGTCTCTTGGCCTGTAGCAGGAACTATTATGGTGGAACCAACAGAAAGCGAATCGAAAGAAGAGTTAGATCGTTTTTGTGATGCCATGACTGCGATTCGTCAAGAAATTGCGGAAATCGAATCAGGCAAGATGGATGTTCAAGATAATCTTTTGAAGAATGCACCCCATACCGCAGAAAGTCTCATCGCTGGAGAATGGACTCATCCCTATTCTCGTGAACAAGCTGCCTACCCTGCGCCTTGGACTCATGAACATAAATTCTGGCCGGCTGTTGGTCGAATTGACGCTGCTTTTGGCGATCGCAATTTTGTTTGTTCTTGTCTACCAATGGAGGCTTATTCGTCTTAA
- a CDS encoding putative toxin-antitoxin system toxin component, PIN family, which translates to MWGGVPGKTLRLARNQQINVFTSELLLLELEITLKRDKFQLQLQQRSYTVEDLMSVVQSLSNDCSTISVDSPQLRDPKDTVVLAAAVVANAEAIITGDLDLLVLIEFNGIPILTPQDFLSRYLPDSKL; encoded by the coding sequence TTGTGGGGAGGTGTTCCTGGTAAAACTTTGCGTTTAGCAAGAAATCAACAAATTAATGTCTTTACCTCTGAACTTTTATTATTGGAACTAGAAATAACTTTAAAACGTGATAAATTTCAGCTGCAACTACAACAAAGAAGTTATACAGTTGAGGATTTGATGTCTGTAGTTCAGAGTTTATCAAATGATTGTTCAACTATTTCTGTAGATTCTCCTCAATTGCGTGATCCAAAAGATACCGTAGTTCTGGCTGCGGCTGTCGTGGCAAATGCTGAAGCAATTATTACTGGTGATTTAGATTTATTGGTGTTGATAGAATTTAACGGAATCCCAATTTTAACTCCACAAGATTTTCTTAGTCGTTACTTACCAGATTCAAAATTATAA
- a CDS encoding type II toxin-antitoxin system HicB family antitoxin — protein MSYKVSIVIEKDEYGYYAYCPELPGCQSQGDSLEEVQANIKEAVELYIETLSNSEKQALQNKETFTITLEVKVA, from the coding sequence ATGTCGTATAAAGTTAGCATTGTGATCGAAAAAGATGAATATGGATATTATGCTTATTGTCCTGAACTTCCTGGTTGTCAATCTCAAGGTGATTCCCTAGAAGAAGTACAGGCAAATATCAAAGAAGCAGTTGAGCTTTATATAGAAACCTTGTCAAATTCAGAAAAACAGGCACTTCAGAACAAGGAAACATTCACAATAACCTTGGAGGTAAAAGTTGCCTAA
- a CDS encoding CHAT domain-containing protein, with product MKRSAKSQRVCWWFIPKLTRYSLTLLLSAVMLADAVGATPRNRGLQIAQQPGTTQQNATRAAAKQVSQVLQRPKFPPLPKSPPIPKVSPQPPNATRDAVEWIFPVIQLPQFPPQPPNATRAAAERVFQEGWELYQQGTAESLRQAIGKLQEALKLWQQVDDKPWEAITLNNIGRVYDLLGEKQQALKYYNQALPIFRAVKDGRGEATILNNIGLVYNSLGEKQQALKYYNQALPISRAVEDRRGEATILNNIGLVYNSLGEKQEALKYYNQALPILRAVEDMGMEAITLSNIGGVYNSLGEKQQALKYLNQALPIHRAARDRRGEATTLNNIGLVYNLLGERQQALKYYNQALPINRAVGDRRGEATTLNNIGNVYNLSGEKQQALQYFNQSLPLSRAVGDTIGEAATLSNIGNVYDSLGEKQQALKYYNQALPINRVVGNRGGEATTLNNIGSVYNDLGEKQQALQYFNQSLPLSRAVGDTIGEAATLSNIGNVYNDLGEKQQALQYYNQALPLSRAVEDTRGEATILNNIGSVYNSLGEKQKALKYYNQALPIFRALGDRGGEANTLSKMALLERDRGNLEQAQTQIQAAIEIIEDLRTKIADKELRTSYFASVQDYYKFYTDLLMELHKKDPSKGYDGLALQVSDRSRARGLIELLTEANIDIKKGINPQLLAEERRLQEQINAQEKLLSELASKKETPEQLLTNTKQKIQDLLKQQRELEVKIRANNPEYADLKYPQPLTLKEIQQQLDQDTLLLQYSLGEERSYLWAVTPNSLHSYELPGRAQIDKAAKNLYNNYLRNPGILGASPEETAKAVEETAKAANQLSQLILAPVADKLGQKRLIIVGDDALQYIPFAVLTTSTKAGDGSDYTPLVVNHEIISLPSASTIAILRKQTKGRTKAPKTLAILADPVFSANDVRVTGKSSNVADNNLDLQLEESALKRSTRNINRSEIERLEGTEKEAREILKLVSPSENIQAFGFDANYNWATNSQLSQYKMLHFATHGFLDSTEPELSGIVLSLIDKQGKSQRGFLRLTDIFNLNFPAELVVLSACETGLGKEVKGEGLVGLTRGLMYAGTTRVVVSLWNVDDEATSLLMSQFYSQMLKEGKTPAAALRAAQLKMWEQEKWRNPYSWSAFTLLGEWRE from the coding sequence ATGAAGAGAAGTGCAAAGTCTCAACGAGTTTGTTGGTGGTTTATACCAAAATTGACTCGCTACAGTTTAACTTTGTTGCTGAGTGCGGTAATGCTTGCTGATGCTGTGGGGGCGACACCGAGAAACCGAGGGTTGCAGATAGCACAGCAGCCAGGAACCACTCAACAAAATGCCACTCGCGCTGCTGCAAAACAGGTTTCTCAAGTTCTCCAACGGCCAAAATTTCCCCCACTGCCAAAAAGTCCCCCAATACCAAAAGTGTCCCCACAACCTCCAAATGCCACTCGCGATGCTGTAGAATGGATTTTTCCAGTTATCCAACTACCACAATTTCCCCCACAGCCTCCAAATGCCACTCGTGCTGCTGCGGAACGGGTTTTTCAAGAAGGTTGGGAACTTTATCAACAAGGTACAGCAGAATCACTGCGACAGGCGATCGGGAAATTGCAAGAAGCGCTGAAGCTTTGGCAACAAGTTGATGATAAACCCTGGGAAGCTATCACCCTCAACAATATTGGCAGAGTCTACGACTTATTAGGAGAAAAGCAACAAGCGCTTAAATACTACAACCAAGCTTTACCCATATTCCGTGCAGTGAAGGACGGAAGAGGAGAAGCCACCATCCTCAACAATATTGGCTTAGTCTACAACTCATTAGGAGAAAAGCAACAAGCGCTTAAATACTACAACCAAGCTTTACCCATAAGCCGTGCAGTGGAGGACAGAAGAGGAGAAGCCACCATCCTCAACAATATTGGCTTAGTCTACAACTCATTAGGAGAAAAACAAGAAGCGCTCAAATACTACAACCAAGCTTTACCCATACTCCGTGCAGTGGAGGACATGGGAATGGAAGCCATCACCCTTAGCAATATTGGCGGTGTCTACAACTCATTAGGAGAAAAGCAACAAGCACTCAAATACTTAAACCAAGCTTTACCCATACACCGTGCAGCGAGGGACAGAAGAGGAGAAGCCACCACCCTCAACAATATTGGCTTAGTCTACAACTTATTAGGAGAAAGGCAACAAGCGCTCAAATACTACAACCAAGCTTTACCCATAAACCGTGCAGTGGGGGACAGAAGAGGGGAAGCCACTACCCTTAACAATATTGGTAATGTCTACAACTTATCAGGAGAAAAGCAACAAGCGCTTCAATACTTCAATCAATCTTTACCCTTAAGTCGTGCAGTGGGGGACACAATAGGAGAAGCCGCTACCCTCAGCAATATTGGCAATGTCTACGACTCATTAGGAGAAAAGCAACAAGCGCTCAAATACTACAACCAAGCTTTACCCATAAACCGTGTAGTGGGGAACAGGGGAGGGGAAGCCACCACCCTCAACAATATTGGCAGTGTCTACAACGATTTAGGAGAAAAGCAACAAGCGCTTCAATACTTCAATCAATCTTTACCCTTAAGTCGTGCAGTGGGGGACACAATAGGAGAAGCCGCTACCCTCAGCAATATTGGTAATGTCTACAACGATTTAGGAGAAAAGCAACAAGCGCTTCAATACTACAACCAAGCTTTACCCTTAAGTCGTGCAGTGGAGGATACAAGAGGAGAAGCCACCATCCTCAACAATATTGGCAGTGTCTACAACTCATTAGGAGAAAAGCAAAAAGCGCTCAAATACTACAACCAAGCTTTACCCATATTCCGTGCATTGGGGGACAGGGGAGGAGAAGCCAACACACTCTCTAAGATGGCTTTGCTAGAACGCGATCGCGGTAATCTAGAACAAGCCCAAACACAGATTCAAGCAGCTATTGAAATCATTGAAGATTTACGCACCAAAATAGCTGACAAAGAACTACGCACTTCTTACTTTGCCTCAGTCCAAGACTACTACAAGTTCTACACTGATCTTTTGATGGAACTGCACAAAAAAGACCCATCAAAAGGATACGATGGTTTGGCACTGCAAGTTAGCGATCGCTCCCGCGCCCGTGGTCTAATTGAACTATTAACCGAAGCAAATATAGACATCAAAAAAGGCATTAACCCACAACTTTTAGCAGAAGAACGCCGTTTGCAAGAACAAATCAATGCTCAAGAAAAATTATTATCAGAACTAGCAAGTAAAAAAGAAACCCCAGAACAACTTTTAACCAACACTAAACAAAAAATTCAAGACTTACTCAAACAACAGCGAGAACTTGAAGTTAAAATCCGCGCCAATAACCCAGAATATGCTGATTTGAAATATCCCCAACCTCTGACTCTCAAAGAAATTCAGCAACAACTTGATCAAGACACACTGTTATTGCAATATTCCTTAGGTGAAGAACGTAGCTATCTTTGGGCTGTCACACCCAACTCTCTCCATAGCTATGAACTTCCAGGACGCGCACAGATAGACAAAGCAGCCAAGAATTTATACAATAATTATTTAAGAAATCCTGGAATACTCGGAGCTTCTCCAGAAGAAACAGCTAAAGCTGTAGAAGAAACGGCTAAAGCTGCTAATCAACTCAGTCAGCTTATTCTTGCACCTGTTGCTGATAAATTGGGGCAAAAACGCTTAATAATTGTTGGTGATGATGCTTTACAATACATTCCCTTTGCGGTACTAACTACATCAACCAAAGCCGGGGATGGGTCAGATTATACACCATTGGTGGTCAACCATGAAATTATCTCTCTACCTTCCGCCTCCACCATTGCCATTCTAAGAAAACAAACCAAAGGGCGCACAAAAGCACCGAAAACCCTAGCTATCCTTGCAGACCCAGTATTTAGCGCTAACGATGTGCGAGTTACTGGCAAATCTTCCAACGTTGCCGATAATAACCTTGACTTGCAACTAGAAGAATCTGCCCTGAAGCGGTCTACTAGAAACATCAACCGCAGCGAAATTGAAAGACTCGAAGGCACAGAAAAAGAGGCACGGGAGATTCTCAAACTTGTCTCACCTTCAGAGAACATCCAAGCCTTTGGTTTTGATGCTAACTACAACTGGGCTACCAATTCCCAACTGAGTCAATACAAGATGTTGCATTTTGCTACCCACGGCTTCTTAGACAGCACTGAACCAGAGTTATCAGGAATTGTCCTTTCGTTGATAGATAAACAAGGTAAATCCCAAAGAGGCTTTTTGCGTCTGACTGATATCTTTAACCTCAACTTCCCAGCAGAGTTGGTGGTGCTAAGTGCTTGCGAAACTGGGCTAGGTAAGGAAGTTAAAGGAGAAGGGCTAGTAGGGTTGACAAGAGGACTAATGTATGCTGGGACAACGCGGGTAGTAGTGTCTTTATGGAACGTTGATGATGAAGCGACATCGTTATTGATGAGTCAATTTTACAGCCAAATGTTGAAGGAAGGGAAAACTCCGGCAGCCGCCCTTAGAGCCGCACAACTAAAAATGTGGGAACAAGAAAAGTGGCGTAATCCATACTCTTGGTCGGCTTTTACTCTGCTGGGTGAGTGGCGGGAATAA
- a CDS encoding DUF4082 domain-containing protein produces MNRLTRMMILMMLTTLLVLGLNLGSQPQMQRVLAADPCTSPTNPIVAENCLVGNPSTEWDITGVGDESIQGFATDISVNRGNTVSFKIKTNATNYRLDIYRIGYYTGRGARKVATVQRSLTQSQNQPSCLNNAATGLIDCGNWAVSASWNVPSNATSGIYFAKVVRSDTGGASHIVFIVRDDASTSDLLFQTSDTTWQAYNNYGGNSLYTGSPDGRAYKVSYNRPFNTRIVDNGQDWLFNGEYPMVRWLESNGYNVSYFTGVDSDRRGNLIRNHKVFLSVAHDEYWSNNQRANVEAARNTGTNLAFFSGNEIFWKTRWENSIDPSVTPYRTLVTYKETKANAVIDPQDPPTWTGTWRDPRFSPPADGGRPENALSGTIFKVNGGTRAIQVPAADGKMRFWRNTSIATASNTTTLAGGTLGYEWDEDSDNGFRPPGLIRLSTTVANGVEVLQDYGSSYASGTATHHLTLYKHSSGALVFGSGTIQWSWGLDVNHDNPDRGDSTPDARMRQATVNLFADMGVQPATLQSGLLLATASNDTTTPSSTITSPTAGTTVATNSQVTISGTATDIGGGVVGGVEVSVDNGTTWHPAVGRANWSYSWIPETAGSVTIKSRAIDDSGNIENPGASVTINVGTRQCPPAPASCSIWDTTATPTVVADPDSSAIEVGVKFRSDVSGSITGIRFYKANSNTGTHVGSLWSSSGTQLATATFTGETASGWQQVNFSTPVAITANTTYIASYHTNVGHYSVDESYFANSGVDTLPLHALRNGVSGNNGVYKYTSTPAFPTDAYNSSNYWVDVVFTTATTSDTTPPTISSTTPSNGATGVSNGTSVTVTFSEAMDSATINGSTFELRRANNTLVSANVTYNTANRIATLIPSSSLTASTTYTATIKGGTTGVKDQAGNALAANYIWSFTTASADTTPPTVSSTTPSNGATGVSNGISITATFNEAMDSATVNSSTFELRGANNALVSANVTYNTANRTVTLVPSSSLAAATTYTATVKGGTSGVKDQAGNALAANYSWSFTTAASSSCSSCNIWNNTVTPTVLSDPDNTAIEVGVKFRSDVSGSITGIRFYKSTINTGTHVATLWSNSGTQLARATFSNETASGWQQVNFATPVAIAANTTYIASYHTNVGHYSVDEGYFNSGVDNPPLHALSNGASGGNGVYNYSSNSVFPNSTYQSSNYWVDIVFSAN; encoded by the coding sequence ATGAACAGGTTGACTCGCATGATGATCCTGATGATGCTAACAACACTTTTAGTGTTAGGGCTGAATCTAGGTTCTCAACCGCAGATGCAGAGGGTACTTGCTGCTGATCCTTGTACCTCTCCAACCAACCCGATAGTTGCTGAAAACTGCCTAGTTGGAAATCCTTCTACTGAGTGGGATATTACTGGTGTCGGTGATGAAAGTATCCAAGGTTTTGCTACTGATATCAGCGTCAATCGAGGAAACACTGTTTCCTTCAAAATCAAAACAAATGCTACTAATTACCGCCTAGATATTTACCGCATAGGCTACTACACCGGTAGAGGTGCGCGTAAAGTAGCAACTGTCCAGCGTTCGTTAACACAGTCGCAAAATCAACCGAGCTGCCTCAACAATGCAGCAACTGGACTGATTGATTGTGGTAACTGGGCAGTATCTGCTTCGTGGAATGTGCCATCAAATGCCACATCAGGGATTTACTTTGCAAAAGTTGTGCGTTCAGATACTGGAGGAGCTAGCCATATTGTCTTTATTGTTCGAGACGATGCTAGTACTTCTGATCTGCTCTTTCAGACCTCTGATACTACTTGGCAAGCTTATAACAACTACGGTGGCAATAGTTTATATACAGGATCACCTGATGGTAGAGCATACAAGGTCAGCTACAACCGTCCGTTTAATACCCGCATAGTTGATAATGGTCAAGATTGGCTTTTCAATGGCGAATATCCGATGGTTCGCTGGCTGGAGTCTAATGGCTATAATGTCAGCTATTTTACTGGAGTAGATAGCGATCGCCGTGGTAATTTAATTCGCAACCATAAGGTCTTCCTCTCAGTTGCTCATGATGAGTACTGGTCAAACAATCAACGCGCTAACGTCGAAGCAGCGAGAAATACTGGTACTAATTTAGCGTTCTTTAGCGGTAACGAAATCTTCTGGAAAACCCGATGGGAAAACAGTATTGATCCTTCGGTGACACCCTATCGTACCTTGGTTACTTACAAAGAAACAAAGGCTAACGCAGTCATCGATCCACAAGACCCACCCACCTGGACTGGCACTTGGCGCGACCCGCGTTTTAGTCCACCAGCTGACGGTGGCCGTCCTGAAAACGCCCTGAGTGGAACAATATTCAAAGTCAACGGCGGGACTAGAGCTATTCAAGTACCTGCGGCTGATGGCAAGATGCGCTTCTGGCGCAACACCAGTATTGCTACAGCAAGTAATACGACCACATTAGCTGGTGGCACTCTGGGTTACGAATGGGATGAAGACTCTGATAATGGGTTCCGCCCTCCTGGTTTGATTCGCCTGTCAACGACCGTAGCCAACGGTGTCGAAGTTCTACAAGATTACGGGTCTAGTTATGCTTCAGGTACAGCGACTCACCACTTGACATTGTATAAGCATAGTAGTGGGGCATTAGTGTTTGGTTCTGGAACAATACAGTGGTCTTGGGGTTTAGATGTCAATCACGATAATCCAGACCGAGGTGATTCAACACCAGATGCGCGGATGCGGCAAGCAACAGTTAACTTGTTTGCTGATATGGGTGTGCAACCAGCCACTTTGCAATCCGGTTTGCTTTTAGCCACAGCCTCAAATGATACAACCACTCCCAGCTCAACAATTACCTCGCCAACTGCGGGTACAACTGTAGCAACTAACAGTCAAGTGACAATCAGTGGTACTGCGACTGATATCGGCGGTGGTGTCGTTGGTGGTGTTGAAGTATCTGTAGACAATGGCACGACATGGCATCCGGCTGTGGGTCGTGCTAACTGGAGCTACAGCTGGATACCTGAAACTGCTGGATCAGTCACTATCAAAAGCCGAGCGATCGATGATAGCGGTAATATTGAAAATCCTGGAGCAAGCGTTACCATCAACGTAGGAACACGTCAATGTCCTCCGGCTCCAGCTTCTTGCAGTATTTGGGATACTACAGCAACTCCTACCGTAGTCGCAGATCCTGATAGCAGTGCGATTGAGGTTGGTGTTAAGTTCCGTTCAGATGTCAGTGGTTCAATTACTGGCATCCGGTTTTATAAAGCCAACAGCAACACAGGTACTCATGTAGGTAGCCTGTGGAGCAGTAGTGGTACACAGTTAGCGACTGCAACTTTTACTGGTGAAACTGCCTCAGGTTGGCAACAAGTGAACTTTAGTACTCCAGTGGCAATTACTGCCAACACTACGTATATAGCGTCTTATCATACTAATGTTGGTCACTATTCTGTAGATGAGAGTTACTTTGCTAATTCTGGTGTAGATACTCTACCGTTACATGCTCTACGTAACGGAGTTAGTGGAAACAACGGCGTTTATAAATATACTTCGACTCCTGCCTTTCCCACAGATGCATATAATTCGAGTAACTACTGGGTTGACGTAGTATTCACAACTGCCACAACCTCTGACACAACACCCCCAACTATAAGTTCTACAACTCCTAGTAACGGAGCTACAGGGGTAAGTAATGGCACAAGTGTCACAGTTACTTTCAGCGAAGCAATGGATTCAGCAACAATTAATGGTAGTACATTTGAGTTGCGAAGAGCGAACAATACTTTAGTATCAGCCAATGTTACATACAACACCGCTAATCGTATAGCGACACTCATACCAAGTAGCTCACTAACAGCCTCAACTACTTATACAGCTACTATTAAAGGTGGGACAACAGGAGTAAAAGATCAAGCAGGTAATGCCTTAGCAGCAAACTACATTTGGTCTTTCACTACAGCATCTGCCGACACAACACCACCAACTGTAAGTTCGACGACTCCTAGTAACGGAGCGACAGGAGTAAGTAATGGCATAAGTATTACAGCTACTTTCAACGAAGCAATGGATTCAGCAACAGTTAATAGTAGTACATTTGAGTTACGGGGAGCGAACAATGCTTTAGTATCAGCTAATGTCACTTACAACACTGCCAATCGTACGGTGACACTCGTACCAAGTAGCTCACTAGCAGCTGCAACGACTTATACTGCTACCGTCAAAGGTGGAACAAGTGGAGTCAAAGACCAAGCAGGTAATGCTTTGGCAGCAAACTATAGTTGGTCATTCACCACAGCAGCATCATCTTCCTGTTCATCATGTAATATCTGGAATAACACAGTAACCCCTACTGTATTGTCAGACCCTGATAATACTGCTATAGAAGTTGGCGTTAAATTCCGTTCAGATGTCAGTGGTTCAATTACTGGCATTCGGTTTTACAAGAGTACGATCAATACAGGTACTCATGTTGCCACTTTATGGAGTAATAGTGGTACGCAGTTAGCTAGAGCAACTTTCAGTAATGAAACTGCTTCAGGTTGGCAGCAGGTTAACTTTGCTACTCCAGTAGCGATTGCCGCAAACACTACATATATAGCGTCCTATCACACCAATGTTGGACACTACTCTGTAGATGAGGGGTACTTTAATAGTGGTGTAGATAATCCACCACTGCACGCTCTCAGCAATGGAGCAAGTGGAGGCAATGGCGTTTATAACTATAGCTCGAACTCTGTCTTCCCTAACTCTACTTACCAGTCAAGCAACTACTGGGTGGATATCGTCTTTAGTGCAAACTAG